Proteins co-encoded in one Phycisphaerae bacterium genomic window:
- the lpxK gene encoding tetraacyldisaccharide 4'-kinase: MRSVLLVLSCFYRFAVALRNMLYDKSILKTVKVPAAVISIGNITTGGTGKTPLVAWLCNYFTDRNIKTAVLTRGYKVKNSVFADEPAMLAKASPQAKVIVNPDRIAGAKKAISENNAKLLIMDDGFQHRKLARDVNIVAIDATEPFGYEKLLPAGLLREPLGSLKRADAVVITRSNQNSPEKISEIKNRISQINPDIVFAAAVHKPLCIKLIKDRQMPLNALADRKIYAFCGIGNPDAFFQTLSDMALNIVGTKVYNDHHKYSDADITAIYEDARYKQAELVLTTHKDWIKTALLCIDKFEIPFAAMLVELAFIDGQEKVIALVNKALEKYV, from the coding sequence ATCCTGAAAACAGTAAAAGTTCCCGCTGCCGTGATAAGTATCGGCAATATCACCACGGGCGGAACGGGCAAGACGCCGCTGGTTGCATGGCTGTGCAATTATTTTACCGACAGGAATATCAAAACCGCTGTGCTGACAAGAGGCTACAAAGTCAAAAATTCTGTTTTTGCCGATGAGCCTGCAATGCTCGCCAAGGCTTCGCCGCAGGCGAAAGTCATAGTCAACCCGGACAGAATCGCCGGCGCAAAAAAAGCGATAAGCGAAAACAACGCCAAACTGCTGATTATGGACGACGGTTTTCAGCATCGAAAACTGGCAAGAGATGTCAATATAGTCGCTATTGACGCGACTGAACCGTTCGGCTATGAAAAACTTCTGCCCGCCGGCCTGCTGCGGGAACCTCTCGGCTCGCTGAAAAGAGCCGATGCAGTGGTAATAACACGTTCCAACCAGAACAGCCCTGAAAAAATCAGCGAAATTAAAAACAGGATATCGCAAATTAACCCTGATATTGTCTTTGCCGCGGCCGTGCATAAGCCACTATGCATAAAGCTTATAAAAGACCGGCAGATGCCGTTAAATGCACTTGCCGACAGGAAAATCTATGCTTTTTGCGGCATTGGAAACCCGGATGCCTTTTTTCAGACTCTGTCAGATATGGCTCTTAACATTGTCGGTACAAAAGTATATAATGACCACCATAAATACAGCGATGCCGATATCACGGCTATTTACGAAGACGCAAGATACAAACAGGCAGAGCTTGTCCTTACAACGCATAAGGACTGGATAAAAACCGCTCTTTTGTGTATTGATAAATTTGAAATACCGTTCGCCGCAATGCTCGTAGAACTTGCGTTTATTGACGGACAGGAAAAAGTCATCGCTCTTGTGAATAAGGCTCTTGAAAAATATGTATGA